A genomic stretch from Setaria italica strain Yugu1 chromosome VII, Setaria_italica_v2.0, whole genome shotgun sequence includes:
- the LOC101778595 gene encoding G-type lectin S-receptor-like serine/threonine-protein kinase LECRK1: protein MAHIFLFLLLLLVLLLQLPHSCTLAQHIISTGSTLKPEGPNSSWLSPSGYFAFGFRSLETNSSLYLLAIWFDQIEEKTIVWYTNGSTPVSSGSSLQFTHNGMLSLRDPAGAEVWRSPISGGAYASMNDTGNFVIYGEDGSPKWQSFTTPADTILPSQELYSGTILQAKLMDTDYSNGRFILSLETDGNLTFYTVAVPTGFKYDGYWSTNTSGNGGKLVYDANGTIYYALENSTQHPIMPAEMDSVDQYYHWAKLDPDGVLRQYKYPKWGVVSSGLPAAVKTVPESICSIMYSNFGSGVCGYNSYCILNWNQTQTDCACAPNYSFFDPERKYKGCKPDFALQSCDLQEAEVLEQFQMIPMKKIDWPLRAYEQYYPVNETTCQNLCLTDCFCAAAVFEQDGHCWKKKLPLSNGNEGSEVQRMVFLKVPKNNEARSNWKGNRKDWIIGGSIIIGISVFLNFLFISAHLLGAHFRIATKKNQLRPWTRVIARDFTYRELEEATNRFNEEVGRGASGIVYKGNLHDVFGTSIAVKMIDRIPRETEKEFAIEVETIGHTLHKNLVPLLGFCYEGTARLLVYPFMVNGSLAKFLFSDMRPSWDLRVDIAHGVARGLLYLHEECGKQIIHCDIKPENILLDDNFIAKISDFGLAKLLKADQTQTSTGIRGTRGYFAPEWFKNVGISSKVDVYSFGIVLLEIVCCRRNVDLKATNEEQVILTYWAYDCYRGGRLDLLVEGDEEAIINMKMVERFTRVALWCVQDEPTMRPTMLKVTKMLDGAIEVPQPPINTPPFISSLL from the coding sequence atGGCGCATAtattcctcttcctcctcctcctgctcgtcctACTGTTGCAACTTCCCCACTCATGTACTCTAGCTCAACACATTATCAGCACAGGATCCACTCTCAAACCTGAAGGCCCAAACAGCTCATGGCTCTCACCCTCTGGTTACTTTGCCTTTGGTTTCAGATCCCTGGAGACCAACTCCTCGCTTTATCTACTTGCCATCTGGTTTGATCAGATAGAAGAGAAGACTATTGTTTGGTACACCAATGGTAGCACACCAGTATCATCTGGTTCAAGCCTGCAATTCACCCATAATGGTATGCTTTCTCTCCGTGATCCCGCTGGAGCTGAGGTTTGGAGGTCACCAATTTCTGGTGGTGCTTATGCCTCCATGAATGACACTGGAAACTTTGTAATTTATGGAGAAGATGGCTCCCCCAAGTGGCAAAGTTTTACCACACCAGCAGACACCATCCTGCCATCCCAAGAGCTGTATAGTGGGACTATCCTCCAAGCTAAGCTTATGGACACCGATTACTCAAATGGTCGGTTCATCCTCAGTCTTGAAACAGATGGCAACCTGACTTTCTACACAGTGGCTGTTCCTACTGGATTCAAGTATGATGGTTATTGGTCCACTAACACGAGCGGGAATGGTGGGAAGCTGGTCTATGATGCCAATGGCACAATCTACTATGCCTTGGAGAACAGCACGCAACACCCTATCATGCCTGCAGAGATGGACTCAGTAGATCAGTACTACCATTGGGCAAAACTTGACCCAGATGGTGTCCTTCGACAGTATAAGTATCCAAAGTGGGGAGTGGTGAGCAGTGGGTTGCCTGCAGCAGTGAAAACAGTGCCAGAAAGTATCTGCTCCATTATGTATTCAAATTTTGGCAGTGGAGTGTGTGGATACAACAGCTATTGCATCCTCAACTGGAACCAGACACAAACAGATTGTGCTTGTGCCCCAAACTATTCGTTCTTTGATCCAGAAAGAAAGTACAAAGGGTGCAAGCCAGACTTTGCACTACAGAGCTGTGACTTGCAGGAGGCAGAAGTACTAGAGCAGTTCCAAATGATTCCAATGAAGAAAATTGATTGGCCTCTTCGTGCATATGAGCAGTACTATCCCGTGAACGAGACTACTTGCCAAAACTTATGCTTGACCGATTGCTTCTGTGCAGCTGCAGTTTTTGAACAGGATGGACATTGCTGGAAGAAGAAACTACCTCTGTCCAATGGAAACGAAGGAAGTGAAGTTCAAAGGATGGTTTTTCTCAAGGTACCGAAGAATAATGAGGCCAGAAGTAACTGGAAAGGCAATAGGAAGGATTGGATAATTGGAGGGTCCATCATTATAGGTATCTCTGTCTTTTTGAACTTTCTATTCATTTCAGCACATCTTCTCGGAGCACACTTTAGGATTGCCACAAAAAAGAACCAATTACGACCATGGACCAGGGTGATAGCAAGAGATTTTACATACAGAGAACTTGAGGAGGCAACCAATAGGTTCAATGAGGAAGTGGGCAGGGGGGCTTCTGGTATAGTCTATAAGGGGAACCTGCATGATGTGTTTGGTACCAGCATCGCGGTCAAAATGATTGATAGGATCCCCCGAGAGACCGAAAAGGAGTTCGCGATAGAAGTTGAAACAATTGGGCACACACTACACAAGAACTTAGTCCCACTGCTGGGATTCTGCTATGAAGGAACTGCAAGGCTCCTGGTGTATCCTTTCATGGTCAATGGCTCTCTTGCTAAGTTCCTCTTCAGTGATATGAGGCCATCATGGGACCTCCGAGTCGATATTGCCCATGGGGTGGCAAGAGGACTGCTCTACTTGCATGAGGAGTGTGGCAAGCAGATCATACACTGTGACATAAAGCCTGAGAACATCCTCCTTGATGACAACTTTATAGCAAAGATATCAGACTTTGGCCTTGCGAAGCTCCTGAAAGCAGACCAGACACAAACTAGCACTGGAATCAGAGGTACCCGAGGGTACTTTGCTCCAGAGTGGTTCAAGAACGTGGGTATCTCTAGTAAAGTAGATGTATACAGCTTTGGGATTGTCCTTCTAGAAATTGTATGCTGCAGGCGGAACGTAGACCTTAAAGCCACCAATGAGGAGCAAGTTATATTGACATACTGGGCATATGACTGCTACCGCGGTGGCCGCCTTGACCTATTAGTTGAAGGTGATGAGGAAGCAATTATTAATATGAAGATGGTGGAAAGATTCACAAGAGTTGCACTTTGGTGCGTACAGGATGAACCGACAATGCGCCCAACTATGCTTAAAGTGACCAAGATGCTTGATGGAGCAATAGAGGTTCCCCAGCCTCCTATTAACACCCCACCCTTCATAAGTTCACTTCTGTAA
- the LOC101780062 gene encoding putative protein Brevis radix-like 5, translating to MHACFHGGGGTSRVTKSVGIIAKSMKALSFIKVRAAGGGGGDQPRRRRPRHPHRSPKAEEPQDKDVAAAASASSSASSSAKIAPAQPHEADGDREDPLHPHEEQEQGGAKHEHCDKCCSPLDDGGGGAGDEEAAADSDREWAAEPEPGVLMTLVSRGDGTNHLRRIRFSEDYFGDAWAAQSWWADNCDRIVELYSVVVQPEHPSHGEDDDDDDPAAPVTPCQSEDDDHQPPDGIGELEYSASCSASASASGGSTSNFSGPSSGSGSANKVDSPILGLVTEADSSTRAAQTKDTHTTKRGQ from the exons ATGCACGCGTGCTTCCATGGCGGTGGAGGCACCAGCAGGGTCACCAAGTCCGTCGGCATCATCGCCAAGAGC ATGAAGGCCTTGTCGTTCATCAAGgtgagggcggcgggcggcggcggcggggaccaaccgcggcgacgacggcctcGGCATCCGCACCGTTCCCCGAAGGCCGAGGAGCCGCAGGACAAGGatgtcgccgcggcggcgtcggcgtcgtcgtccgcgTCCTCGTCCGCCAAGATCGCGCCGGCGCAGCCGCACGAGGCCGATGGCGATCGCGAGGATCCCCTTCACCCGCACGAGGAGCAGGAGCAAGGAGGAGCGAAGCACGAGCACTGCGACAAGTGCTGCTCTCCCttggacgacggcggcggcggcgctggggacgaggaggccgcggcggacaGCGACCGAGAGTgggcggcggagccggagcccggGGTGCTGATGACGCTGGTGTCGCGCGGCGACGGCACCAACCACCTCCGCCGGATCCGCTTCAGCGAGGACTACTTCGGCGACGCGTGGGCGGCGCAGAGCTGGTGGGCGGACAACTGCGACCGCATCGTCGAGCTCTACAGCGTCGTCGTCCAGCCCGAGCACCCCTCGcacggcgaagacgacgacgacgacgatccgGCGGCGCCCGTCACCCCGTGCCAATCCGAGGACGACGACCACCAACCTCCG GATGGGATTGGGGAGCTGGAGTACTCGGCGTCgtgctcggcgtcggcgtccgcgtCGGGAGGGTCAACCTCCAACTTCTCCGGGCCGTCCAGCGGCAGTGGGTCGGCCAACAAGGTGGACTCCCCAATTCTCGGGCTCGTCACCGAGGCCGACAGCTCCACAAGGGCAGCCCAGACGAAGGACACCCACACAACGAAACGAGGACAGTGA
- the LOC101778196 gene encoding beta-glucosidase 12: MEGGRGPSIWDTFTHQHPDKIIDRSNGDVAVDSYHLYKEDVRLMKDMGMDAYRFSISWTRILPNGSMSGGVDREGVRYYNNLIDELLLKGVQPFVTLFHWDSPQVLEDKYGGFLSPNIINDYKDYAEVCFKEFGDRVKHWITFNEPGGFCSGGYASGVLAPGRCSPWEQGKCSAGDSGTEPYTVCHHQLLAHAETVRLYKEKYQAIQKGKIGISLVSLWFLPSSPSKCNDNAVRRALDFTFGWFMDPLVKGDYPLSMKGLVGNRLPQFTKQQSETIKGAFDFIGLNYYTTYYASSANNLPPNGLNKSYNTDSRANLSGVRNGVPIGPQAGSPWLYMYPRGFRELLLYVKENYGNPAIYITENGFDEANNMSLPLHEALKDDTRIEYHHKHLLALHSAIRDGANVKGYFAWSLLDNFEWAYGYTVRSLSQPQPQPNRDLPALIKIREQFGNPAVLSGWRPGGTACAWPVSCNEQGRVTKIFLTNYNITSTLPPAFGELDQLETLSIINMPGLHGPIPDTFGNLAHLSIFNLMVTSVSGPIPSSLSRTNLTSVSFLRSKLNGTIPRSLRRLPYLTFFDAAHNDLEGPIPPLLVRDSTPDRPLGLMLDGNRLSGTIPWTYALERNWMQFRVANNKLTGDASFLFGRRKTMAGTMDLSGNRFRFNLSGVELPQHLMFLNLSHNRIYGGVPASLRESKVAVLDLSYNQLCGEIPTGGHMVQFKAAAYEHNKCLCGTPLPPCANGS; this comes from the exons ATGGAGGGGGGCAGGGGACCAAGCATCTGGGACACCTTCACTCATCAGCACCCAG ATAAAATCATTGACAGAAGCAACGGGGATGTGGCTGTGGATTCTTACCATCTCTACAAA GAAGATGTGCGCCTCATGAAGGATATGGGAATGGATGCATACAGGTTCTCCATCTCATGGACAAGAATACTTCCAA ATGGAAGTATGAGCGGTGGAGTCGACAGAGAAGGCGTTAGATACTACAACAATTTGATCGATGAACTCTTGTTGAAAG GGGTGCAACCATTTGTGACTCTTTTTCACTGGGACTCACCTCAGGTATTAGAAGACAAATATGGAGGATTTCTTAGTCCTAATATCAT AAACGACTATAAGGACTACGCTGAAGTCTGCTTCAAAGAGTTTGGTGACCGAGTGAAACACTGGATCACGTTCAATGAACCCGGGGGCTTCTGTTCAGGAGGTTATGCATCTGGCGTGCTTGCACCAGGCCGATGCTCGCCATGGGAGCAGGGCAAGTGCAGCGCTGGGGACTCAGGAACGGAGCCTTACACTGTATGTCATCATCAACTACTCGCCCATGCAGAAACAGTGCGCTTATACAAAGAAAAATACCAG GCGATCCAGAAAGGGAAGATTGGAATATCATTAGTCTCACTTTGGTTTCTCCCTTCGTCCCCATCCAAATGCAATGATAATGCAGTGAGACGTGCCTTAGATTTCACATTTGGATG GTTCATGGACCCCCTTGTTAAAGGTGACTACCCGCTCAGCATGAAAGGACTGGTGGGAAATCGCTTGCCACAATTCACAAAACAACAATCTGAGACGATCAAGGGTGCATTTGACTTCATCGGACTCAACTACTATACCACGTACTACGCTAGCTCTGCTAACAACCTTCCTCCAAATGGTCTTAACAAAAGCTATAACACGGATTCTCGTGCTAATCTTTCCG GTGTTCGAAATGGTGTCCCCATAGGTCCTCAG GCTGGTTCGCCTTGGCTCTACATGTACCCTCGAGGCTTTCGTGAGCTTCTACTTTATGTTAAGGAAAACTATGGCAACCCTGCTATCTACATCACTGAAAACG GCTTTGATGAAGCCAACAACATGAGCTTGCCACTCCATGAAGCCTTGAAGGACGACACTCGGATAGAGTACCACCACAAGCACCTCCTTGCCCTGCATAGTGCCATAAG GGATGGAGCAAACGTGAAAGGATACTTCGCATGGTCGCTGCTAGATAACTTCGAGTGGGCGTACGGCTACACAGTCCG GTCGCTCTCCCAGCCCCAGCCCCAGCCCAACCGAGACCTCCCGGCGCTGATCAAGATCAGGGAGCAGTTCGGCAACCCGGCCGTGCTGTCGGGCTGGCGGCCCGGCGGCACGGCCTGCGCCTGGCCCGTGTCCTGCAACGAGCAGGGCCGCGTGACCAAGATCTTCCTCACCAACTACAACATCACGTCCACGCTCCCGCCGGCCTTCGGCGAGCTCGACCAGCTGGAGACCCTCAGCATCATCAACATGCCGGGCCTGCACGGGCCCATCCCGGACACCTTCGGCAACCTCGCGCACCTCTCCATCTTCAACCTCATGGTCACCTCTGTCTCGGGCCCCATCCCGTCCTCCCTCTCCCGCACCAACCTCACCtccgtcagcttcctccggagCAAGCTCAACGGCACCATCCCGAGGTCGCTGCGGCGGCTGCCGTACCTGACCTTCTTCGACGCCGCGCACAACGACCTCGAGGGGCCCATCCCGCCGCTGCTGGTGCGCGACAGCACGCCGGACCGGCCGCTGGGCCTGATGCTGGACGGGAACCGGCTGTCCGGGACCATCCCCTGGACGTACGCGCTGGAGAGGAACTGGATGCAGTTCAGGGTGGCCAACAACAAGCTCACCGGGGACGCGTCGTTCCTCTTCGGCCGGCGGAAGACGATGGCCGGGACCATGGACCTGTCCGGGAACAGGTTCAGGTTCAACCTGTCGGGGGTGGAGTTGCCCCAGCACCTGATGTTCCTCAACCTCAGCCACAACCGGATCTacggcggcgtgccggcgtcgCTGCGGGAGTCGAAGGTGGCCGTGCTGGACCTCAGCTACAACCAGCTGTGCGGGGAGATACCCACCGGCGGGCATATGGTGCAGTTCAAGGCGGCGGCGTACGAGCACAACAAGTGCCTGTGTgggacgccgctgccgccctgcGCCAACGGCAGCTGA
- the LOC101779267 gene encoding uncharacterized protein LOC101779267, whose product MAEAKPRAQARLAAPAPTWAQRAEALTHILTHPSHSPSLHSQLFLASRVPCPGSAASYPPFLCPGASLLRWALASVFLPRAARLCLPPSSWRSRCPFQLPPPLVPSVAIEPAPERWGEAELAAYAHRRRARRGPLKTRPPMSVVGVVLTTVPSVVIVIAFIREFFWIRPNRV is encoded by the coding sequence ATGGCGGAGGCCAAGCCCCGTGCCCAAGCTCGGCTCGCCGCTCCCGCCCCCACGTGGGCGCAGCGGGCCGAGGCCCTAACCCACATCCTGACCCACCCGTCCCACTCGCCGTCGCTCCACTCGCAGCTCTTCCTCGCCTCCCGCGTCCCGTGCCCGGGCTCCGCCGCGTCGTATCCGCCCTTCCTGTGCCCCGGCGCCTCGCTCCTCCGCTGGGCGCTCGCCTCCGTCTTCctcccgcgcgcggcgcggctctGCCTCCCGCCCTCGTCCTGGCGGTCCCGGTGCCCCTTccagctcccgccgccgctcgtgccCTCGGTGGCGATCGAGCCAGCGCCCGAGCGGTGGGGCGAAGCCGAGCTCGCGGCGTACGCGCACCGGCGGAGGGCGCGGAGGGGCCCGCTGAAGACGCGGCCGCCCATGTCCGTGGTGGGCGTGGTGCTCACCACCGTGCCCAgcgtcgtcatcgtcatcgccTTCATAAGGGAGTTCTTCTGGATCCGCCCCAACCGCGTCTGA
- the LOC111257990 gene encoding uncharacterized protein At4g14100-like, with protein MQFPVGILPLDWLADSAVYLGREHVDGFDFHLWTKVDFIWYYEEIDTGRPVRWNFFNGMQQHVMSFEVGGVLEDSKWQAPAYCFDGDTANVAADRVDGMNSLIRFAGAPAAAMAASFDQ; from the exons ATGCAGTTCCCCGTGGGGATCCTGCCACTCGACTGGCTCGCCGACAGCGCCGTGTACCTCGGCCGCGAGCACGTCGACGGCTTCGACTTCCATCTGTGGACCAAGGTTGATTTCATCTGGTACTACGAGGAAATCGACACCGGCCGCCCCGTCCGTTGGAATTTCTTCAATG GGATGCAGCAGCATGTGATGAGCTTTGAGGTGGGAGGAGTGCTGGAAGACTCCAAGTGGCAGGCGCCAGCTTATTGCTTCGATGGCGACACTGCCAATGTGGCTGCAGATAGAGTTGATGGGATGAACAGCTTGATCAGGTTCGCCGGGGCTCCAGCTGCAGCTATGGCTGCATCATTTGACCAGTGA